A region of the Gouania willdenowi chromosome 1, fGouWil2.1, whole genome shotgun sequence genome:
gctcaaacatagtCAAGGTGTCGGAATCCACGGGGGCCAGTTACCTGCAAACCTCAGATTTTACTCCCgcgtggactagtcctggtacctggtatcACACTAAACACTCTCAGCATGTATCGACCATCATTAGATGTAACAGACCTGTATTTGACCTCCTGGTGAACCAGAGGTGGAGACGAGTTATGATAGAAGCACCTTTAGAACACGTCCACAACAAAGACTACAGAGAAGAGCTggggattgtgggaaatgtaggattttaatgaaacTACTGCACAATGGTGCACACgaatatgtttgagccttaaggtTGTCTGggattcagtgtgtgtgtgtgtgtcatcaataaaaaacacacacaggaggcAGGTGAAAGCCGCTTCATTGACCAGGAGATAAAAAGCACACACAGGGCTCAcaagtgtacacacacacacacacacacacacacacacacacacacacacacacacacacacacacacacacacacacacacacacacacacacacacacacacacacacacacacacacacaccttaaataaataatcacagcaataaataaaaacctgaaCACAACAGTGTAGGTTGAACTCTATTTACACAACATAaggaatcacacacacacacacacacacacacacacacacacacacacacacacacacacacacacacacacacacacacacacacacacacacacacacacacacacacacacacacacacacacacacacacaccttaaataaataatcacagcaataaataaaaacctgaaCACAACAGTGTAGGTTGAACTCTATTTACACAACATAaggaatcacacacacacacacacacacacacacacacacacacacacacacacacacacacacacacacagagcctaATGAATGAATGTAAACATTATTAAAGTGAAACAAACAGGGCAGCTCAGGAAATAAAAGCTGCTCTACATCTGGACACGCCCACATGTTTGTGGGGGCGGAGCTTATAAAGCCATGCTCTTCCTTTGATGTTAGAATCTATCACAGACGTTTCTGTGGGTggtgaaataataataactatggGATCTTTTATTATGAAGGTCAACAACAGCTGGTGATGATGCTACAAATGCTTCCTGCAGTAAGCTGCTCGGTGATTGGTTGATCTGAGTTCATCCTAAAACTGACACGCCTTTATGCACTCACTGTTAGGGcatacgcacgcacgcacacacacattctgatCCAGGTGTGTCCACTGTCCAGGATCCTTACAAAGGCTAAAGTCCAGACTATTCCTGAATGGTGATGGTAAGGTGGAGGTGACGTAGTGAACTGGTCCAGAACGTCTGAGGGCTCCTCGGTCAGAGTCCAGGTCATGGATGAATTCTAGTTTGAACTCCACTCCATCTCTAGGACTTTCAGGGTTGGGATCGGGTTCAAGGTTCAGGATTATAAACCAAGTCTGGTTCAGGATCAGGACTGACGACACACGTATAAACGACCAAGTCCGGCTCAGGCACAGAAATCCCAAGCCGTCCTCCGCAGAACGTTTGGTGTATTTACAGCCTGGAACAGTTCCACAGGTCCAGGGTCAGGGGGGAGGGCTAAAGTCATGACAGGCCCCACCCCTTACTGCCGGACCTCGTTGGCGATCAGACTGTCCTCCCCCGACTGGAAGTCGGCCTCGTTGATGGTTCCCCCTCCGTTCAGCAGCTCCTCGTCCTGAGAGGAACTGCGTTCCTCTTCCCCCCCAGCCGGGTCGTCTGAGCTCGGGTCCTGTAGGACCTGAGCGATGtacatctgctgctgctgcaatgcagagaacacaccACATCAGGACCAGGACCACTTAACCACTGGACCAGGACCACTGGGACcagtaaacaaacacactgacCTGACACTTGGAGGTGGGGGAGGACGAGGACCGAGCAGGACGTCCATTCTCTACAGCGTCCACATCAGCATCCTTCGTATCAATCTGAGAcagacacagtgtgtgtgttactgtgtgtaactgtgtgcgtgagtgtgttcTGTTACCTTATAGTTGTGTGCACTCAGGTACTTGAAGTGTCCAAAGCAGATGTGTGACAGACAAACAACGATGGTGACGATCAGAACCACCAACGTGAACATTGAGGTTGGCGTCTCGAACCCTGAGGGACGACAAGGACCAGATAGGACCAGTTCAGACCagttacccccaatttccactggatcctgataggtttccactttagtctatgtgttaatctCCACCAGGTCCACTGTAGTGTGTGTCTGCTCCTTCATAGATGTGGTAGTCCAgtgccctccaccagatatatacaggacttctatttctggtggacactggagcacgacgcatcaatcagcacagagcaaatgaagctaaacaggaagttaggcacgtactccgcaataaaatatcgggttacttttcaaagtaaaacacttcagattatatttcaaataACTACATCATCAAAacatcataatgtgtaaaaacaaattcacatccactatattgtttcctctcataatgtaactacactgtaaactgcagaaactttgatttagttcatgttttacagttttatctcttctctgttgactgttgataaaaaatgtgtctatgacaaatccagagtccaaccttcttgttctccttcgttaggaacactgacctgtttattgttgtgtttagaacacatacatttaaccgcgttctcacgcgattatataaatatcgtgagaactgctctgtctcgtgacgtcacagtcgtccaaccacagtgcaccgcggcgcactcaaaacgcaactgGTGGGGATTACTGGACGGTGgacaatttaatttttatttataatgcacttttaTTTCCaagaaatctcaaagtgctacatttaaaaaacagaataaaaactacacaagatttaacacttaaaagcttttctaaataaatatgtcTTTAATTCAGCTTTAAATGAGTCCAGACTCTGCACTTCTCTGAGCTCCACAGGGAGGCTATTCCAGAGCTGGGGTGCAACTGAACAACAAAAGGTTCTATCCCCCATGGTTCGGAGCTTAGTGGAGGGGACCTGGAGGAGCCGGCCGCTGGATGATCTAAGGGTGTGGGTGGAGCTTTGGAGAGGAATGAGTTCTTGTAGGTAAGATGGACCATGGCCGCTGATACATTTATGGGTGAGAAGGAGAGTTTTGTATTGAATGCAGAAGGGAacagggagccagtggaggGAGTATAGAATGGGAGTGATATGCTCATACTTGTGAACTTGCATTAGGATTCTTGAGGCACTGTTCTGAATGTACTGTAatctttgaatgtttttggagGTGATCCCAGTAAAATGTCCATTACAGTAATCCAGTCTTGAGGAGATAAAGGCAGGAACAAGTTTTTCAGCGTCAGAGTGAGGAGTGAACAGATCTTTCAGAGATATTTCGGAGGTGGTAGAATGAGGTCTTAAAGAGGTTTTTTATGGGGTCGTCAAAGGTGAGTTGTTGATCAAACCTGATGCCAAGGTTGGTTATGGAGGAGGAAAGAGCAATGACCTGGCATTGAAGGAGAGCTGGAATATGGAGGAGTTGGCGATCTGGTGAGGGATGCCAACAAGTAGTGCCTCAGTTTTACTACTGTTGAGCTGGAGGAAGTTGTTGCTCATCCAATGACGTTATCTCCTCAAGACAAGCAGCAACACATTAAAGGGCCATGGAAGAGTTGGGGGCAGTTCTGTGTGACAGTTGTGTGTCATCagcaaaacaatgaaatgacaAATTGTATCTGCTGATGACACAACCGAGTTAGGGACCAGTTAGGACCAGTTGGGTGATTGATGAGCTTGGTAACATGAGCCCATAAAGAGGTGAGGGGCGGGCCTTTGAGATCACTAACCTGTGCGTACGGTGGAGAAGAAGAGTAACCAGAAGAGGCAGAGGATGGGCGCGGCCACCACCTGGGTGACGGCGGCTGAGTGGATCTTCTTGTCCAGCTTGGAGGGCAGGTAGGCATAGTACATATTGTAGCGGTCTACCAGGTGCTTCAACAGCATGTACATCAGACCTGCACACAGGGTGCAAAGTCAGAGATAGGGGCCAAGGTCGGCACCCACGGTGGGAAAGCGGGGACTAACCGAAGGGAACGATGATTGGACAGGTGATGCTGTACGCCATCACCACCGTGAACACGTTCATCATCCACGCGTAGGCGGCACCGAACTGGAACTCATATGCCTGATGCTGAGGAGACAGAGAGTTAGGCTCCGCCCACTGCAGGTAAAAGAAAAGTTCTGACTCTGTATGGCTGCGCCCATCTGGCCCACTCACCCGTTTAACATTGCGGCGGTCGGCGGCGGAGCGAGCCAGGCAGAGACGAATCATGTACATCAACAGACCAGGAATCCTCAGCAGGTCCATCGCATTACCAATGAACGCAGACGCTATCACGTAGTTAACGAAGAACGCACCGTTATCAGGTAGGAACACACAcctgcacacatacacatacacggTGACAGGAGTCTATTGGTCAGCTTCAAttacatcacttcctgtttcactgCAGGAAAACTCACTCAAATCTGATCTTTGCATCAGCCAAAAACTTCTTATCAAAAAGCCAGCGGAAGAATACATCCAGACTGTGGAGACAGAGGTCAGAGAGAGGTCAGACAGAGGTCAAAGGttaggggtcaaaggtcaagctCTGACCTGCTGAGTCCTAGTGAAGGCAGCAGTAAAACCATGAAGATCAGGAAGGTGTAACATTTGTGCATTGTCGTCCTGTTTTCTCCAGACCTGAGAACAAATAAAACCAGttattatatataaacataGTTGATATGTGGTACCAGGGACCAGGGACCATGTGGAGTCATACCTGGTCCAGTGGGCCTCAAAGAAGGCTGAGTAGTAGACGATGGTTGGTAGCAGAGCAGAGAACGCCCACAGCAGCAAAGTGGGGAAGAACTGGGTCACTATGGGGTTCTGAAGATGCACAGAGACATGGTtagaaccaggaccaggaccaggaccaggaccaggaccaggactagGACTAGGACCAgaaccaagaccaagaccaggACCAGTACTAGAACCAGGACTAACCCCATTCTATCcggtcttcattggcttccagtcaaatttaaaattttacTTCTGACTTTCCGTAAGatgcatggtcaggcccctcagTATATCACTGATTTGTTgtacccctacacttcagggcgcaCATTTCGGTcatcaggtcagggtctccttaCAATCCCAAAgactcattttaaaacaaggGGTCCTGGCGTTCCAGGCAGTAGCAccaagactctggaataactTGCACCAGTCTCTCCGTGAGTTTGActgttttaaaaagcattttaagACTGCACTCTTCATAAAAGCTTTTGGGTAAATtgaatttttaacttttattatcctttttgtGATGTTGCccctgttgttttaatttcacctttgtttgtacagcacttttgatttttatctgtgaaaagtgcTATATCATTAaaaatttacttacttacttatttactATGACTAAGACCAGGACCAGACCAAAACGGGATTTTATgccatatatgacgatgattgacagccgtaGATCTTACGTAGCTCTCTCtctgaatagcagttacgttgCGAAGGAAAGCTGAGACATTATTAAacttttttgttcagttttttggTCTTTCATGGCCTCCTAGTTCTAGTAATAACGTCTACGATCTGAacatctgaacaagacgttggtagaatttaCAGTGGTCAAAATACTTGTTTGTGGTGTAGCTGGACCGTAggtccaaatgacgtcaaatttgcaagatggcagcGTCCCTaagtattttggcttcaagaacgttgagtgggaacagctacagtacaTGCCCACTGGTTAGAACCAGGACCATGACTAGGGcagggaccaggaccaggacaagGACTAGAACTAGGACTAAAACCAGGACTAGAACTAGGACTAAAACCAGGACTAGAACTAGGACCAGTAGTAGGACCAGGAGGTGGACCAGCACCAGGGGCTGGACCAGGACTCTTACGTTAAGGTACTCCACAGGCTTTGTGACGTTGAACTTGTCCATGGTGGAGATGATGATGGCGGGCGTggtgaggaagaagaggaggaggaagaggcagACATTGATGACAAAGCAGCGAATCCACCAGGAGACTCCGCCCAGAGACAAGTGCTCCCTGTGATTGGACCACATATCAGAGGGGGCAGAACCTGCACTGAAGGGGGAGGAGCTAACACACATACCAGCGCACGTTCTGAGGGTCTGGAGCATACGTTACGTTCCAGTTTGAGACGTGAAGGACATCTGAGACCTGAGATGATCTGGGTTGTTGGTGACAGCGACAGCCCTGGACCTGGCAGGCATTAAAGTCCTTCAGGATGCTGCAGGAATTAACATCagttattaatcattattatgaattattaatgagcattaaggctcaaacatattcAGGCGTAAACCTGCAAAGCGGAGTCAAtcaaatgtgtgtatgtgtgtgtgtgtacactgtgagccttgtgtgtgttttttattgatgacacacacacacacactgaatccCAGACAaccttaaggctcaaacatattcGTGTGCACCATTGTGCAGTAgtttcattaaaatcctacatttcccacaatccccAGCTCTTCTCTGTAGTCTTTGTTGTGGACGTGTTCTAAAGGTGCTTCTATCATAACTCGTCTCCACCTCTGGTTCACCAGGAGGTCAAATACAGGTCTGTTACATCTAATGATGGTCGATACATGCTGAGAGTGTTTAGTGTgataccaggtaccaggactagtccacgcGGGAGTAAAATCTGAGGTTTGCAGGTAACTGGCCCCCGTGGATTCTGACACCTTGactatgtttgagccttaaccTTAAGGCTGTAAAAACAGTCCAATCCAACAGGTGGCGCTGCATAAAGCCTCTAAACTACCCAAAGCCTCTTTAACCAAAATGTTGCGCCAACACTGaagaaatgtattaaaaactgtaaaacgtATCAAACCTATCTCCTCACATACAGCTCATCTTCAGCCAATCCAGAAGAAAGCATCCACACACATTATTGATTGATCAATAATTGATTCTACAGTGGATCAAcatgtttcactgtaaacatagATTTGCAAATTCTATGTTTGTAAAcgtaataaaaacatttgaaatgtatttattgaagTCATTGTTGATAATATttggagttactaaaggatgagttcagaatgtaggcttattcaaggagtttcccactttaattttgccccggcaagttgaggaagtgtacagccctcccgctgcagccgtctcactgtagtgggatggaggggctgctgcctcagctctacagacagtgatggaCGAGGGAGTGGTCACttgatatcgcatcatttaAACTGATTATGAATGTAATCTAggcacttcagtcgcgttcagtgtgaacgcacctttagaggagagactggcagacgagctTTGACAGTagcaacacctttaaaacaaatcacagGAGAACAAAGACTACAGAGAAGcactaagaatcatgggacatgaaACTACTCCACAGCGGTGCTTGAGTTGTTTGAGCCTTTATCTTACAAAATCCCACATCAATAATATCACCGTGTCAGCATATTTCCACCTCCGTAACattaatgccccccccccccccccaaccttttttctttctttcccggtGTCAGAACCATCTCACCTACTTTTCACacactgaaccattatgtagagtttcaaaatttcaaacaaatttaaatcacgcgcttctctaatttctggctatttctgattttaaaaatgcaaaaatttgacGCGCCAGCGGCCACAAGTatgccaaaaatgcattacgagaTAGCAATGCATctcgtaaaaaaaaatcaggaatgTTTGGAATTTTTCACAAACTTCTGTTTTAGTCTCTCGATcaaaaaaagtcaatgagacGCATGTTTTATCGAAATtctctccattttgtgttaataggaAATTGGTCAAATCTTGAAAATTGTCACTCATCCTGGagctactgttactactactactattattactactactactactactattactattactattactactactactactactattactattactattactactattactactactactattactattactattactactattactattactactactactactattactattactattactactactactactactattactattactactactactattactattactaaaactattactactactactattactattactactactactattactactactactactactattactattactactattactattactactactattactactattactattactactactattactactattactattactacaactattactactactattactattactactactactactactattactattactacaactattactattactattactactactactattactactactactattactactactactactactactactattactactactattactactattactattactacaactattactactattactactactactactactattactactactactactattactactactactattactattactactactactattactactattactattactacaactattactactattactactactattactattactattactactactattactactattactactactgctactattactattactactactactattactattactactactactactactattactactattactattactactattactactattactactactattactattactactactactacgactattactactactattactactattactactactactactattactactactactattactattactactactatcactactattactactactactattactattactactattactactactattactactattactactattactattactactactactattactactactactattactactattactactattactactactactattactactactactattactactactactattactactattactattattactattactactattactactactattactattactactattactactactactattactactattactaatactactactactactattactaccactactactattactattactactactattactactacaactactactcctgcattgttcttggatgtgttagtccaacaacaaaaataataaatatgtctaagtttatatctcaatagtacatttctgtctaaacaaatcaataataatgtattgatcgtataaaattcactgttatgtctgtatgaacttgaggcagCGCATCGAAGGTGGCACAGTGAAGGCGGCGCGACAAAGGCGGCGCAGATTGGTGAAGGCAGTGCAATTTGGTGAAGGCGGCGCGACAAAGCAGCTTGAGTAGTATTATGTAATATGAATTATGACTAATTATCATCACTATTAATGAATGATTGATAGATACCAGCAGAAAGTCTGCAGAGGATAAAATAGAATCCACAACAAACCAAGTAGACAAGTCAGAGgaaggtgggcggggcttacaTGGCGGTGGTCGCCTCGTTGTGGAAGGTGACGAAGGCCATCCCCAGAGGTTTGGTGTGAACCTTGTCCTTCTCTCTACGGTACTCCTCCTTCAGCTTGGCCTCCAGCTTAGTGTAGAAGCTCACCGCCTCCTcctgtgttagcattagcattagcatgttagcGTTGTGTCAGAGGGGTTCAGAGGCTCAATGATACAATTGTAAGTAAGTTGTAAACAGAGCAGCTGTTCTCTCATTGGTCAGAAAACTGACAATAAAGGTCCACAGAGTGGGTGGAGCCTTTGTTTCTATGGTTACCATAGCACAAACAACAATACAGCtaatcctacacacacacacacacaacagacatCTGTCAGCAATCGTTAGCAAACGTGATGCTAATGGCTGTTAGCATGTTTATGTTAATAAGTGTTGTGTTTCTCCTTAGCACAGCATTAATAGGGTTAATAATATTCATGGTGTCAATAATGTTAAACGTATTAATAGTGTTATTAATGGtaataatataaatagtttgaatataataattaataattttaccTCCTCACAGCCAGCGATGGCACAGCAGCAAAGATGGCCGCAGGGTTTGGGGTTAATCATCGTAGGAACGTGTTCTTTAGCCATGAGGTCAGTGAAGAACTTCCTGCTGCGCTCCGTCTTCTTCCTGTTTACACAGTTGTAGGTCAGTTGTAGGTCAGTTGTAGGTCAGTTGTAGGTCAGTTGTAGGTCAGTTGTGAGTCAGTTGTAGGTCAGTTGTGAGTCAGTTGTAGGTCAGTTGTGAGTCAGTTGTGAGTCAGTTGTGAGTCAGTTGTGAGTCAGTTGTAGGTCAGTTGTAGGTCAGTTGTCTCACCTCTCTGCATTCAGTGACATCAGTTTTGCGACATTGTAACAGATTCGAGCCTCCAACACTGAACAGTTCTCGTAGGCCTGTCTGGACACAAACATCTGTGAGGTTTCTCTACGACATATTCATAATACActgtatgcttttattttgaagggtaaTTTCTACTTAAACCATTAGACTAGAAACGTGTATGCATGACATCTAGTTTGTAAGTTCTATGAAGGAATTTAACATGTATTTGTCCCTTTCAgataaaacaaatgaacaaataaataaagtagtATTTAATGTTGTAATGTATATTGTTTCatgtattatttgtatttaatgtattaattagtacagtgcccatcaaAAGTATGTATCATATTATGGGAGATTAAGTATAAACCCCATAAACAGGATTGAATAATAACATAACATCaccactagagcagacatggactCGTCTAtaaacatttacagaccttagagTCACTGATAGCttatcaataaacaggaagagattcatcatctttataataagt
Encoded here:
- the LOC114478027 gene encoding CSC1-like protein 2 isoform X5 codes for the protein MSLNAERKKTERSRKFFTDLMAKEHVPTMINPKPCGHLCCCAIAGCEEEEAVSFYTKLEAKLKEEYRREKDKVHTKPLGMAFVTFHNEATTAIILKDFNACQVQGCRCHQQPRSSQVSDVLHVSNWNVTYAPDPQNVRWEHLSLGGVSWWIRCFVINVCLFLLLFFLTTPAIIISTMDKFNVTKPVEYLNNPIVTQFFPTLLLWAFSALLPTIVYYSAFFEAHWTRSGENRTTMHKCYTFLIFMVLLLPSLGLSSLDVFFRWLFDKKFLADAKIRFECVFLPDNGAFFVNYVIASAFIGNAMDLLRIPGLLMYMIRLCLARSAADRRNVKRHQAYEFQFGAAYAWMMNVFTVVMAYSITCPIIVPFGLMYMLLKHLVDRYNMYYAYLPSKLDKKIHSAAVTQVVAAPILCLFWLLFFSTVRTGFETPTSMFTLVVLIVTIVVCLSHICFGHFKYLSAHNYKIDTKDADVDAVENGRPARSSSSPTSKCQQQQMYIAQVLQDPSSDDPAGGEEERSSSQDEELLNGGGTINEADFQSGEDSLIANEVRQ
- the LOC114478027 gene encoding CSC1-like protein 2 isoform X4 — translated: MMNLFLFIDKLSVTLRQAYENCSVLEARICYNVAKLMSLNAERKKTERSRKFFTDLMAKEHVPTMINPKPCGHLCCCAIAGCEEEEAVSFYTKLEAKLKEEYRREKDKVHTKPLGMAFVTFHNEATTAIILKDFNACQVQGCRCHQQPRSSQVSDVLHVSNWNVTYAPDPQNVRWEHLSLGGVSWWIRCFVINVCLFLLLFFLTTPAIIISTMDKFNVTKPVEYLNNPIVTQFFPTLLLWAFSALLPTIVYYSAFFEAHWTRSGENRTTMHKCYTFLIFMVLLLPSLGLSSLDVFFRWLFDKKFLADAKIRFECVFLPDNGAFFVNYVIASAFIGNAMDLLRIPGLLMYMIRLCLARSAADRRNVKRHQAYEFQFGAAYAWMMNVFTVVMAYSITCPIIVPFGLMYMLLKHLVDRYNMYYAYLPSKLDKKIHSAAVTQVVAAPILCLFWLLFFSTVRTGFETPTSMFTLVVLIVTIVVCLSHICFGHFKYLSAHNYKIDTKDADVDAVENGRPARSSSSPTSKCQQQQMYIAQVLQDPSSDDPAGGEEERSSSQDEELLNGGGTINEADFQSGEDSLIANEVRQ
- the LOC114478027 gene encoding CSC1-like protein 2 isoform X3, whose translation is MATCSGQENCSSKDYCYSARIRSTVLQGLPFGGVPTVLALDFMCFLVLLFVFSILRKVAWDYGRLALVTDADRLRKCSRDLDQWEYVASAMHTETPDRYERLTSVSSSVDFDQRDNGFCSWLTAIFRIKDEEIREKCGEDAVHYLSFQRHIIGLLVVVGVLSVGIVLPVNFSGDLLENNAYSFGRTTIANLKSETNLLWLHTSFAFMYLLLTVYSMRRHTSKMHYKEDDLVKRTLFINGISKYAEETQIKQHFEQAYENCSVLEARICYNVAKLMSLNAERKKTERSRKFFTDLMAKEHVPTMINPKPCGHLCCCAIAGCEEEEAVSFYTKLEAKLKEEYRREKDKVHTKPLGMAFVTFHNEATTAIILKDFNACQVQGCRCHQQPRSSQVSDVLHVSNWNVTYAPDPQNVRWEHLSLGGVSWWIRCFVINVCLFLLLFFLTTPAIIISTMDKFNVTKPVEYLNNPIVTQFFPTLLLWAFSALLPTIVYYSAFFEAHWTRSGENRTTMHKCYTFLIFMVLLLPSLGLSSLDVFFRWLFDKKFLADAKIRFECVFLPDNGAFFVNYVIASAFIGNAMDLLRIPGLLMYMIRLCLARSAADRRNVKRHQAYEFQFGAAYAWMMNVFTVVMAYSITCPIIVPFGLMYMLLKHLVDRYNMYYAYLPSKLDKKIHSAAVTQVVAAPILCLFWLLFFSTVRTGFETPTSMFTLVVLIVTIVVCLSHICFGHFKYLSAHNYKIDTKDADVDAVENGRPARSSSSPTSKCQQQQMYIAQVLQDPSSDDPAGGEEERSSSQDEELLNGGGTINEADFQSGEDSLIANEVRQ
- the LOC114478027 gene encoding CSC1-like protein 2 isoform X1; this encodes MATCSGQENCSSKDYCYSARIRSTVLQGLPFGGVPTVLALDFMCFLVLLFVFSILRKVAWDYGRLALVTDADRLRKCSRDLDQWEYVASAMHTETPDRYERLTSVSSSVDFDQRDNGFCSWLTAIFRIKDEEIREKCGEDAVHYLSFQRHIIGLLVVVGVLSVGIVLPVNFSGDLLVRIISNDVFLIRGSPGPPSKEENNAYSFGRTTIANLKSETNLLWLHTSFAFMYLLLTVYSMRRHTSKMHYKEDDLVKRTLFINGISKYAEETQIKQHFEQAYENCSVLEARICYNVAKLMSLNAERKKTERSRKFFTDLMAKEHVPTMINPKPCGHLCCCAIAGCEEEEAVSFYTKLEAKLKEEYRREKDKVHTKPLGMAFVTFHNEATTAIILKDFNACQVQGCRCHQQPRSSQVSDVLHVSNWNVTYAPDPQNVRWEHLSLGGVSWWIRCFVINVCLFLLLFFLTTPAIIISTMDKFNVTKPVEYLNNPIVTQFFPTLLLWAFSALLPTIVYYSAFFEAHWTRSGENRTTMHKCYTFLIFMVLLLPSLGLSSLDVFFRWLFDKKFLADAKIRFECVFLPDNGAFFVNYVIASAFIGNAMDLLRIPGLLMYMIRLCLARSAADRRNVKRHQAYEFQFGAAYAWMMNVFTVVMAYSITCPIIVPFGLMYMLLKHLVDRYNMYYAYLPSKLDKKIHSAAVTQVVAAPILCLFWLLFFSTVRTGFETPTSMFTLVVLIVTIVVCLSHICFGHFKYLSAHNYKIDTKDADVDAVENGRPARSSSSPTSKCQQQQMYIAQVLQDPSSDDPAGGEEERSSSQDEELLNGGGTINEADFQSGEDSLIANEVRQ
- the LOC114478027 gene encoding CSC1-like protein 2 isoform X2, whose protein sequence is MATCSGQENCSSKDYCYSARIRSTVLQGLPFGGVPTVLALDFMCFLVLLFVFSILRKVAWDYGRLALVTDADSVASAMHTETPDRYERLTSVSSSVDFDQRDNGFCSWLTAIFRIKDEEIREKCGEDAVHYLSFQRHIIGLLVVVGVLSVGIVLPVNFSGDLLVRIISNDVFLIRGSPGPPSKEENNAYSFGRTTIANLKSETNLLWLHTSFAFMYLLLTVYSMRRHTSKMHYKEDDLVKRTLFINGISKYAEETQIKQHFEQAYENCSVLEARICYNVAKLMSLNAERKKTERSRKFFTDLMAKEHVPTMINPKPCGHLCCCAIAGCEEEEAVSFYTKLEAKLKEEYRREKDKVHTKPLGMAFVTFHNEATTAIILKDFNACQVQGCRCHQQPRSSQVSDVLHVSNWNVTYAPDPQNVRWEHLSLGGVSWWIRCFVINVCLFLLLFFLTTPAIIISTMDKFNVTKPVEYLNNPIVTQFFPTLLLWAFSALLPTIVYYSAFFEAHWTRSGENRTTMHKCYTFLIFMVLLLPSLGLSSLDVFFRWLFDKKFLADAKIRFECVFLPDNGAFFVNYVIASAFIGNAMDLLRIPGLLMYMIRLCLARSAADRRNVKRHQAYEFQFGAAYAWMMNVFTVVMAYSITCPIIVPFGLMYMLLKHLVDRYNMYYAYLPSKLDKKIHSAAVTQVVAAPILCLFWLLFFSTVRTGFETPTSMFTLVVLIVTIVVCLSHICFGHFKYLSAHNYKIDTKDADVDAVENGRPARSSSSPTSKCQQQQMYIAQVLQDPSSDDPAGGEEERSSSQDEELLNGGGTINEADFQSGEDSLIANEVRQ